A region of Streptomyces sp. NBC_01788 DNA encodes the following proteins:
- a CDS encoding 2-oxoacid:acceptor oxidoreductase subunit alpha, with translation MKEVRRLDRVIIRFAGDSGDGMQLTGDRFTAETALFGNDLATLPNFPAEIRAPAGTLPGVSSYQLHFADHDILTPGDAPDVLVAMNPAALRANIGDLPRGAEVILNTDEFTGRAIRKAGYATSPLEDGSLDGYRLHPVPLTTLTVEALKEFELSRKEAERSKNMFALGLLSWMYHRSTEGTEKFLKSKFAKRPDIAAANIAALRAGWNFGETTEDFAVSYEVARAATAFPTGTYRSVSGNLALSYGLVVASRQADLPLYLGSYPITPASDILHELSKHKNFGVRTFQAEDEIAGIGAALGAAFGGSLAVTTTSGPGVALKSEAIGLAVSLELPLLIVDIQRGGPSTGLPTKTEQADLLQAMYGRNGEAPVPVIAARTPADCFDAAIEAARIALTYRTPVFLLSDGYLANGSEPWRIPEPDELPDLRVRFAQGPNHTLPDGTEVFWPYKRDPHTLARPWAIPGTPGLEHRIGGIEKQDGTGNISYDPANHDFMVRTRQAKIDGIDVPDLEVDGPDEAKTLVLGWGSTYGPITAAVRRLRRAGQPVAQAHLRHLNPFPRDLGIVLRRYERVVVPEMNLGQLATLVRAKYLVDVRSVTQVNGMPFKEEQLAHTLEAIIHDH, from the coding sequence ATGAAGGAAGTCCGCCGGCTGGACCGGGTGATCATCCGGTTCGCGGGCGACTCGGGTGACGGCATGCAGCTCACCGGCGACCGCTTCACCGCGGAGACCGCGTTGTTCGGCAACGACCTCGCCACACTGCCGAACTTCCCCGCCGAGATCCGGGCCCCCGCCGGGACGCTGCCCGGGGTCTCCTCCTACCAGTTGCACTTCGCCGACCACGACATCCTCACGCCGGGCGACGCCCCGGACGTACTCGTCGCGATGAACCCGGCGGCGCTGCGGGCGAACATCGGCGATCTGCCGCGCGGCGCCGAAGTGATCCTCAACACCGACGAGTTCACCGGGCGGGCGATCCGGAAGGCGGGCTACGCGACCTCGCCGCTGGAGGACGGCTCACTCGACGGCTACCGCCTCCACCCGGTGCCGCTGACCACGCTGACGGTGGAGGCGCTGAAGGAGTTCGAACTCTCCCGCAAGGAGGCCGAGCGCAGCAAGAACATGTTCGCGCTCGGCCTGCTGTCGTGGATGTACCACCGGTCCACCGAGGGCACCGAGAAGTTCCTGAAGTCGAAGTTCGCCAAGAGGCCCGACATCGCGGCCGCCAACATCGCGGCGCTCCGCGCGGGCTGGAACTTCGGTGAGACGACGGAGGACTTCGCCGTCTCCTACGAGGTCGCCCGGGCGGCCACCGCGTTCCCGACCGGCACGTACCGCAGCGTCTCCGGCAACCTCGCACTGTCCTACGGCCTGGTCGTCGCGTCCCGGCAGGCGGATCTGCCGCTGTACCTGGGCTCGTACCCGATCACCCCGGCCTCGGACATCCTGCACGAGCTGAGCAAGCACAAGAACTTCGGTGTACGGACCTTCCAGGCCGAGGACGAGATCGCCGGGATCGGTGCCGCCCTCGGGGCCGCCTTCGGCGGGTCGCTGGCGGTGACGACGACGTCCGGCCCGGGTGTGGCCCTGAAGTCGGAGGCCATCGGGCTCGCGGTTTCGCTGGAGCTGCCGCTGCTGATCGTCGACATCCAGCGCGGCGGGCCCTCGACGGGTCTGCCGACCAAGACCGAGCAGGCCGACCTGCTGCAGGCGATGTACGGCCGTAACGGCGAGGCCCCGGTTCCCGTGATTGCGGCACGGACGCCGGCGGACTGTTTCGACGCGGCGATCGAGGCGGCCCGGATCGCGCTGACGTACCGCACGCCGGTGTTCCTCCTGTCGGACGGCTACCTCGCCAACGGCTCCGAGCCCTGGCGCATCCCGGAGCCGGACGAACTCCCGGACCTGCGCGTGCGGTTCGCGCAGGGACCCAACCACACCCTTCCGGACGGCACCGAGGTGTTCTGGCCCTACAAGCGCGACCCGCACACCCTTGCCCGGCCGTGGGCGATCCCCGGCACGCCCGGCCTGGAGCACCGCATCGGCGGCATCGAGAAGCAGGACGGCACCGGCAACATCTCCTACGACCCCGCCAACCACGACTTCATGGTCCGCACCCGGCAGGCCAAGATCGACGGCATCGACGTACCGGACCTGGAGGTCGACGGCCCGGACGAGGCGAAGACGCTGGTCCTGGGCTGGGGCTCGACGTACGGGCCGATCACGGCTGCGGTACGGCGGCTGCGCCGGGCCGGGCAGCCGGTCGCGCAGGCGCACCTGCGCCACCTCAACCCCTTCCCGCGTGACCTCGGCATCGTCCTGCGCCGGTACGAGCGGGTCGTCGTGCCGGAGATGAACCTCGGCCAGCTCGCCACCCTGGTCCGGGCGAAGTACCTGGTCGACGTGCGGTCCGTCACCCAGGTGAACGGCATGCCGTTCAAGGAAGAGCAGCTCGCCCACACACTGGAGGCGATCATCCATGACCACTGA
- a CDS encoding 2-oxoacid:ferredoxin oxidoreductase subunit beta encodes MTTELRLLPKHFKSDQEVRWCPGCGDYAILAAVQGFMPELCVARENIVFVSGIGCSSRFPYYMNTYGMHSIHGRAPAIATGLATSRRDLSVWVVTGDGDALSIGGNHLIHALRRNVNLKILLFNNRIYGLTKGQYSPTSEVGKITKSTPMGSLDAPFNPVSLAIGAEASFVARTIDSDRKHLTEVLRQAAAHPGTALVEIYQNCNIFNDGAFDALKTASNSKPGQRAEEAVIRLEHGKPIRFGGDLSQGVVRDQLTGDLRVVTVTPENEAQVLVHDAHTPSPTAAFALSRLADPDTLHRTPIGVFRSVERAVYDTEMADQLDTAIERYGKGDLAALLAGGDTWTVVG; translated from the coding sequence ATGACCACTGAACTCCGCCTCCTGCCCAAGCACTTCAAGTCCGATCAGGAAGTGCGCTGGTGCCCGGGCTGCGGTGACTACGCGATCCTCGCCGCCGTGCAGGGTTTCATGCCGGAGCTGTGCGTGGCCCGCGAGAACATCGTGTTCGTCTCGGGCATCGGCTGCTCCTCGCGCTTCCCGTACTACATGAACACCTACGGGATGCACTCCATCCACGGCCGCGCCCCCGCCATCGCCACCGGACTTGCCACCAGCAGACGGGACCTGAGCGTGTGGGTGGTGACGGGTGACGGTGACGCGCTCTCGATCGGCGGCAACCACCTGATCCACGCCCTGCGCCGCAACGTCAACCTCAAGATCCTGCTGTTCAACAACCGGATCTACGGCCTGACCAAGGGGCAGTATTCGCCGACCTCGGAAGTCGGCAAGATCACCAAGTCGACGCCGATGGGCTCGCTGGACGCGCCCTTCAACCCGGTGTCGCTGGCGATCGGCGCGGAGGCGTCCTTCGTGGCCCGCACGATCGACTCCGACCGCAAGCACCTCACCGAGGTGCTGCGTCAGGCCGCCGCCCACCCGGGCACCGCGCTGGTGGAGATCTACCAGAACTGCAACATCTTCAACGACGGCGCCTTCGACGCCCTCAAGACTGCATCCAATTCAAAACCGGGGCAGCGGGCCGAGGAGGCAGTGATCCGACTGGAGCACGGCAAGCCGATCCGCTTCGGCGGGGACCTGTCGCAGGGGGTGGTACGGGACCAGCTCACCGGCGACCTGAGAGTGGTCACGGTGACCCCGGAGAACGAGGCACAGGTCCTGGTCCACGACGCCCACACCCCGTCCCCCACCGCCGCCTTCGCGCTGTCGCGGCTGGCGGACCCGGACACGCTGCACCGCACCCCGATCGGTGTGTTCCGCTCGGTGGAACGGGCCGTCTACGACACAGAGATGGCCGACCAGCTCGACACCGCGATCGAGCGATACGGCAAGGGGGATCTGGCGGCGCTGCTCGCCGGTGGCGACACCTGGACCGTCGTCGGCTGA
- a CDS encoding homoserine dehydrogenase, producing MRTLKVALLGCGVVGSDVARYLAAHEADLTARIGARVELAGVAVRRADLPRPGIPSHLVTTDADALVTRGDIDVVIEVIGGVDRPYDLITKVFAHGASVVSANKALIATEGAALHAAARDSGVDLFYEAAVAGAVPLLRPLRESLAGDRVTRVLGIVNGTTNFILDRMDTAGWEYPRALKEAMALGYAEADPTADVEGHDAAAKAAILAGLAFNTRVRLDQVHREGITDITAADMAAARSVGRVVKLLAVCDRAPDGDITVRVHPAMLPAGHPLASVRDAFNAVFVEADASGQLMFYGPGAGGAPTAASVLGDLVAACRNRLAGVTASDDTAYERRRVRPIGDVVTRYHITLDVTDQQGVVGAVIAVLERHGVSVEDFRQTRADGGARLFLSTQRSMDRALSAAVAALRDLIQVRGVPRIIRAEAL from the coding sequence ATGCGCACTCTGAAGGTAGCTCTGCTGGGTTGCGGCGTCGTCGGCAGCGATGTCGCACGGTATCTGGCGGCTCACGAAGCCGACCTCACCGCACGCATCGGCGCCCGGGTGGAGCTCGCCGGGGTGGCGGTGCGCCGCGCGGACCTGCCTCGCCCCGGCATCCCCTCCCACCTCGTCACCACCGACGCGGACGCCCTGGTGACCCGGGGCGACATCGACGTCGTGATCGAGGTCATCGGCGGCGTCGACCGCCCGTACGACCTGATCACGAAGGTGTTCGCCCACGGCGCCTCCGTCGTCAGCGCCAACAAGGCCCTGATCGCCACCGAGGGCGCCGCACTGCACGCCGCCGCCCGCGACAGCGGCGTCGACCTGTTCTACGAGGCCGCGGTGGCCGGTGCCGTACCCCTGCTGCGGCCGTTGCGCGAGTCCCTGGCCGGCGACCGGGTCACCCGGGTGCTCGGCATCGTCAACGGCACCACCAACTTCATCCTCGACCGCATGGACACCGCCGGCTGGGAGTACCCGAGGGCACTGAAGGAAGCCATGGCCCTCGGCTACGCGGAGGCCGATCCGACCGCTGACGTAGAGGGCCACGACGCGGCCGCCAAGGCGGCCATCCTCGCCGGGCTCGCGTTCAACACCCGGGTCCGCCTCGACCAGGTGCACCGCGAGGGCATCACTGACATCACCGCAGCGGACATGGCCGCCGCCCGGTCCGTGGGCCGGGTGGTCAAACTCCTCGCCGTCTGCGACCGCGCCCCGGACGGCGACATCACCGTCCGGGTACACCCGGCGATGCTGCCTGCCGGCCATCCGCTGGCCTCGGTGCGTGACGCGTTCAACGCGGTGTTCGTGGAGGCCGACGCCTCGGGGCAGCTGATGTTCTACGGCCCCGGCGCCGGCGGGGCGCCCACGGCCGCCTCCGTGCTCGGCGACCTCGTCGCCGCCTGCCGCAACCGGCTCGCCGGTGTCACAGCGTCCGACGACACGGCGTACGAACGACGCCGGGTCCGGCCGATCGGGGACGTGGTCACCCGTTACCACATCACCCTGGACGTGACGGACCAGCAGGGCGTCGTCGGCGCCGTGATCGCCGTACTCGAACGCCACGGGGTGTCCGTCGAGGACTTCCGGCAGACGCGTGCCGACGGCGGCGCCCGGCTGTTCCTGTCCACCCAGCGCTCCATGGACAGGGCGCTCTCCGCGGCCGTGGCGGCACTGCGCGACCTGATACAGGTGCGGGGCGTACCGCGCATCATCCGCGCCGAGGCCCTCTGA